The genomic stretch GGGACCCCGAGTGGGCGCCGAGGCTCCGCGAGCTCAGCGCCGACGTCGCCGTGGTCGTCGCGTTCGGCCAGATCCTGCCGAAGGCCGTGCTCGATGCGCCCGCGCGCGGCTCGATCAACGTCCACGGCTCGCTCCTGCCACGCTACCGCGGCGCGGCGCCGATCCAGTGGGCGATCATTCGCGGCGAAACGGTGACCGGCATCACCACGTTCCAGATGGACGAGGGCATGGACACGGGATCGATCCTCCTCTCGGCCTCGACACCGATCGGCCCCGAGGAGACGGCGGGCGAGCTCGCGAGGCGCCTCGCCGACCTCGGCGCGAAGGTCCTCGTCGAGACGCTCGAGCGGCTCGACACGCTCACACCCACGCCCCAGCGCCACGAGGAGGCGACGCTCGCGCCGCGACTCAAGAAGACCGACGGCCATCTCGACTGGCGGCGGCCCGCGCGCGAGCTCGTGAACCTCGTCCGCGGATGCAACCCCTGGCCCGGCGCGCTCACGCGAGCGCCCGTCGGGCTGCTCACGGTCTGGCGCGCGACAGCGGCGGACACCGCAGCGGGGGCGCCACCCGGGACGCTCGTCGGCGGGGCGGGCGCGCTCGCGATCGCCACCGGCGAGGGAGCGCTCCAGCCCTCTGAGGTCCAGCCCGAGAACCGCCGGCCGATGCCGTGGGCGGACTGGCTCAGGGGCGCGCGCCTTCGCCCCGGCGCGCTCTTCACCGCGCCGTGAGCGCGCGCGCGTCGGGACCCTCGCCCGCGCGCGCCGTCGCCGCGCGCGTGCTCGAGCGCGTCGAGGAGGGCGACGCGGCGTTTCCCGACGTGCTTCTCGACGACGCTCTCGGGGCGCGTCGCCTCGCGCAGCGGGACGCGGCGCTCGCGACCGAGCTCGTCTACGGCACGCTCCGCTGGCAGCGCTACCTCGACTGGATCCTGGCGCCCCACTCGAAGCGCGCCCTCGACTCGCTCGACGCGCGCGTGCGCGTCGCCCTCCGCCTCGCCGCCTACCAGCTCGCGTTCCTCGAGCGCGTGCCGGCCTTCGCCGTCGTGAACGACGCCGTCGCCCTCGCGCCCCGCACGCCGGGCGTGAAGGCGTTCGTCAACGCGGTCCTGCGCGCCTTCGCGCGGCGCGGAGCCCGCGAGCGCGAGCCGGCGCCGCCGCGCGACCCCGTGGAGGCGCTCGCGCTCCGCTGCTCGTTCCCGACCTGGCTGGCCGCGCGCTGGGTCGCGCGCTGCGGGCGCGAGGAGGCGGAAGCGCTGATGCGCGCGATGAACGAGCGCCCGCCGCTCACGCTCCGCGCGAACACGCTGCGTGTCACGCGCGAGGCCCTCGCCGCGCGTCTGGCGGCCGAGGAGGGGCTCGGGGCGCGGCTCACGCGGTACGCGCCCGAGGGCCTGGTGGTCGGGCCCGGCGGCGCGCCGGGGGACTGGGCGGCCTTCGCCGACGGGAGCTTCGCCGTACAGGACGAGGCCTCGATGCTCGTGGCGCGGCTCCTCGAGCCCGAGCCCGGCGAGACCGTCGCGGACGTCTGCGCCGCGCCCGGCACCAAGACCACCCACCTGGCGCAGCTCATGGCGAACCGCGGCCGCGTCCTCGCGCTCGACCCCCAGCCGGCGAGGCTCACGCGCGTCGTCGAGGCAGCGGCGCGGCTCGGCGCCACGTGCGTCGAGGCGCTCGAGGGCACGGTCGAGGCGCGCGCCCCGGGCTTCCGCGGCGCGTGCGACCGCGTTCTCGTGGACGCGCCGTGCTCGAACCTCGGCGTGCTCCGCCGGAACCCCGACGCGAAGTGGCGGCGCCGGCCCGAGGATCTGGCCGCGTGCGCCGCCCGTCAGCGGGAGATCCTCGGGGCGGCGGCCGCGATGGTGAAGCCCCGCGGCCGGCTCGTCTACGCGACCTGCTCGCTCGAGCCCGAAGAGAACGACGAGGTCGTCAAGACCTTCCTCGCGGCCCGGCCCGACTTCGCCATAGATCCGCCGCCGGGGTTCCCCGTCCCGCTCGACGCGGACGGCGCGCTCCGCTGCCTGCCCCATCGCCACGGGACCGACGGCTTCACGGCCGTCCGCTTCCGGCGGGCGTGATATAAGAGCGTCGTGGTCAAGATCGCGCCGTCGATCCTCTCGGCGGACTTCGCCGCGCTCGGCGACGACATCCGGCGCGTCGAGGCGGGCGGCGCCGACCAGCTCCACGTCGACGTGATGGACGGCCGCTTCGTCCCGAACCTGACGGTCGGCCCCGTCGTCGTCGCGGCCATCCGCAAGCGCACGCGCCTTCCCCTCG from Candidatus Methylomirabilota bacterium encodes the following:
- the fmt gene encoding methionyl-tRNA formyltransferase — its product is ARHEVVAVVTQPDRPAHRGQKLQPPPVKTRALAAGVPVLQPARLRDPEWAPRLRELSADVAVVVAFGQILPKAVLDAPARGSINVHGSLLPRYRGAAPIQWAIIRGETVTGITTFQMDEGMDTGSILLSASTPIGPEETAGELARRLADLGAKVLVETLERLDTLTPTPQRHEEATLAPRLKKTDGHLDWRRPARELVNLVRGCNPWPGALTRAPVGLLTVWRATAADTAAGAPPGTLVGGAGALAIATGEGALQPSEVQPENRRPMPWADWLRGARLRPGALFTAP
- the rsmB gene encoding 16S rRNA (cytosine(967)-C(5))-methyltransferase RsmB encodes the protein MSARASGPSPARAVAARVLERVEEGDAAFPDVLLDDALGARRLAQRDAALATELVYGTLRWQRYLDWILAPHSKRALDSLDARVRVALRLAAYQLAFLERVPAFAVVNDAVALAPRTPGVKAFVNAVLRAFARRGAREREPAPPRDPVEALALRCSFPTWLAARWVARCGREEAEALMRAMNERPPLTLRANTLRVTREALAARLAAEEGLGARLTRYAPEGLVVGPGGAPGDWAAFADGSFAVQDEASMLVARLLEPEPGETVADVCAAPGTKTTHLAQLMANRGRVLALDPQPARLTRVVEAAARLGATCVEALEGTVEARAPGFRGACDRVLVDAPCSNLGVLRRNPDAKWRRRPEDLAACAARQREILGAAAAMVKPRGRLVYATCSLEPEENDEVVKTFLAARPDFAIDPPPGFPVPLDADGALRCLPHRHGTDGFTAVRFRRA